One Planctomycetota bacterium genomic region harbors:
- a CDS encoding HEAT repeat domain-containing protein → MKYLLVIAIGIITFFILINIAQGHGGGPHGGNPIPPPPPPDSIPLPTDPNNPGTGQPPQPGKPPPSRSAPPPFISTEGITYDFLGGLIRPVIKEKITETGTASVNLLDPALIGIEMLNSYFIPFDTYQVSSLSGVTVPAPSKKEIFIPGVPLVFRLHLIVSILQTMSYIEICPESSCAEYLIEISQPSLMAAKTTYELPGALIGAWLRDKAIGKRVAAHVMEAIGDPAPQPPPVEIAGAAISDTNNSSPNNSGTSSYNGNHFETMINRLMTEELGKEYYFPGCDLGRRLRELGPEVLPYIINAAKNSQHSLLRRNAVALLGYYNTPEASNALRDLFVSNIEKDKVIRNRALSALVNRRDVKIVPALIDILKNSKDNYFKTMAAYSLGLLGDKQAIKPLMDYMESDPNNRDVLWAVIQSLGLLCNETNEDVKKYLNGIIYKKLAVTRYFAWIALYSMGDKSAADNLELKTSKNQLQKLQYPVLYFAIRVFSKMGDDGAPILLSIITNRLYDTKVRFAAITQMKFTPKHIDVLKELVANPETPSILKAYGLYTLYVLKDKDMIADTEVVIKDSLKDLTRKGVRIDGEGFDTVVGMRILGLLNANKEPVLQEAINKYLESIKLRLPPDRDNGLLLAKPPVIETAIEQLGLIRTEEASKILLEVAKQGNPHFRGKAILTLADLPPKKHVVKTMIEMLSDEDGWTRYCAYCALKRVTGQDFNCEWMYDSDTVRKETAALWKKWWAEGGSDKYK, encoded by the coding sequence ATGAAATATTTATTAGTAATTGCCATAGGAATAATTACTTTTTTCATCCTGATAAATATTGCCCAGGGGCATGGCGGCGGGCCGCACGGCGGTAATCCGATACCACCACCACCGCCGCCTGACTCTATCCCCCTGCCTACCGACCCTAATAATCCCGGCACCGGACAACCACCGCAACCAGGTAAACCACCACCCAGCCGAAGTGCTCCACCGCCTTTCATATCAACCGAAGGCATCACCTATGATTTTTTGGGCGGATTAATCCGCCCGGTTATAAAGGAGAAAATTACCGAAACCGGCACTGCTTCGGTCAACCTGCTCGATCCGGCATTAATCGGCATAGAAATGCTCAACAGTTACTTCATACCTTTCGATACTTACCAGGTAAGCAGCCTGAGCGGTGTAACCGTGCCAGCCCCCAGCAAGAAAGAGATTTTTATACCTGGAGTCCCCTTGGTTTTCAGGCTGCATTTAATAGTATCAATTCTGCAGACCATGTCGTATATCGAAATTTGTCCTGAATCTTCCTGCGCGGAATATCTGATTGAGATATCACAGCCGAGCCTGATGGCGGCGAAGACAACTTACGAGCTTCCGGGCGCATTGATTGGCGCCTGGCTTAGGGATAAAGCCATAGGCAAACGGGTGGCCGCCCATGTAATGGAGGCCATAGGCGACCCGGCGCCCCAACCGCCGCCGGTGGAAATCGCTGGCGCGGCTATTTCCGATACAAATAATTCCAGCCCAAATAATTCCGGCACCAGCAGTTATAACGGAAATCATTTTGAAACGATGATTAACCGGCTCATGACCGAGGAACTTGGCAAGGAGTACTATTTCCCAGGCTGTGATTTAGGCCGTCGCCTGAGAGAATTGGGCCCGGAGGTCCTGCCCTATATTATAAATGCGGCTAAAAACAGCCAACATTCACTGTTAAGGCGAAATGCGGTGGCACTGCTTGGTTATTATAATACACCCGAAGCTTCAAATGCTTTAAGAGATCTCTTTGTTTCTAACATCGAAAAGGACAAAGTCATCCGCAATCGGGCATTATCCGCCTTGGTCAACCGGCGTGACGTCAAAATAGTGCCGGCCTTAATTGATATATTAAAAAATAGTAAAGACAACTATTTTAAAACCATGGCCGCTTATTCCCTGGGACTGCTGGGTGATAAACAGGCCATTAAGCCGTTGATGGATTATATGGAATCCGATCCTAATAACCGCGACGTGCTCTGGGCGGTAATACAATCACTGGGCCTGCTCTGCAATGAGACCAATGAGGATGTCAAAAAGTATCTCAACGGGATTATTTACAAAAAGCTGGCCGTGACCAGATATTTTGCCTGGATTGCCTTATATTCCATGGGTGATAAATCAGCGGCCGACAACCTGGAGTTAAAGACATCCAAGAACCAGCTCCAGAAACTTCAATATCCGGTGCTTTACTTCGCGATAAGAGTATTTAGCAAAATGGGCGATGACGGCGCCCCGATACTTCTGTCCATTATTACCAACCGGCTTTATGACACCAAGGTCAGATTCGCCGCGATAACCCAGATGAAATTTACGCCCAAGCATATCGATGTGCTGAAGGAACTTGTCGCGAACCCGGAAACACCGTCAATCCTTAAGGCCTACGGACTATACACCCTGTATGTATTGAAGGATAAAGATATGATTGCGGATACGGAGGTGGTTATCAAGGATTCCCTAAAAGATTTGACCAGAAAAGGCGTCCGGATAGACGGCGAAGGGTTTGACACGGTCGTGGGCATGAGAATACTGGGATTGCTCAATGCCAATAAAGAGCCGGTGCTCCAGGAAGCGATTAACAAGTATCTTGAGAGCATAAAACTGCGGCTACCTCCGGATAGAGACAACGGGCTGCTGCTGGCTAAACCGCCGGTGATAGAAACCGCAATTGAGCAATTAGGATTAATCCGGACAGAAGAGGCATCCAAGATATTGCTGGAAGTGGCCAAGCAAGGCAACCCCCATTTCCGCGGCAAGGCCATCCTGACGTTGGCTGACCTGCCGCCAAAAAAGCATGTCGTCAAGACAATGATTGAAATGCTGTCTGATGAGGACGGCTGGACCCGCTATTGCGCTTACTGCGCCCTGAAACGGGTTACCGG